Proteins from a single region of Plasmodium gaboni strain SY75 chromosome 2, whole genome shotgun sequence:
- a CDS encoding hypothetical protein (conserved Plasmodium protein, unknown function~transcript variant 1; alternatively spliced), translated as MFFLYNKLTAASRKSDNILREQNADLEKKDVTLNLHEKKKVEEHKKNNDVLKNEEDNFFFVFDDKEINKLNEIKEEQCYMKENDFINEKGYILNDTNISTINNDITSLNNNIIHSSNSNIFVNDSPMENYDDNTDDFFKIDQNNFSSFQFNTSFENEKNVKEEELMNHIDNINVCDTIIDKTNFNTLSDIIPNDNLFNDNFNIYEENNNKNDVVSNGLFMLKNNYNMNFGNNENDVVIDRFNTFENLKHDNNEKNLYNLNNEMSDKELSNNNKDDIFSIKNKVLINENNISSEDKDISFINRKIESNKYEDYCVNNNTETNNFSDILQTVYSKDCEPTTINEDIIYNNFEVMDKNNNDEFDFIIPNSLNKEQDNGNEKYQNVFDSNKKNLENIAVDDPLFSNFSEERKNFFQNCDMSKNIWLDNKFDEHNIFEKNEMYEAKNAYENENYDEKVVDESREFFENNRFFWDDKYKNVDEINDRRLVEEERDVEENYVEENYVEENYDVEEKCDIEEKCDVEENYDVEKNYDVEEKCDIEENYDKADEKTYKEEIGRKHFEETGVKYDEEKTRNNFEEIDENCETVIEEKYNEQIRENFFENVKDNFDEKMRENCFEEIEEKCDEKXXXXXXXXXXXXXXXXXXXXXXXXXXXXXXXXXXXXXXXXXXXXXXXXXXXXXXXXXXXXXXXXXXXXXXXXXXXXXXXXXXXXXXXXXXXXXXXXXXXXXEKYDEKMRESFFEEVEEKYDEKMRENCFEEVEDNFDEKMRESFFEEVEEKYDEKMRENCFEEFEDNFDEKMREHFFEEVEDNFDEKMREHFVEEVKEMYEEVPKKYDVEIGEKYNEEMWKIYEEKIKDNYDELYDKKYDDEKEVEEFFLISDENKEENEYSKVEIQKINNNSFYFENKETYEIDEKVPKMNEEDFVYENNETFECENIFLKREDNDVSENEIEIDEIGEVVKFGKYHLNNKNNTYDDMNILIHDFKNESLIEKCDVDNLDGDDNLDGDDNLDGDDNLDGDDNIDGDDNIDGDDNLDGDDNLCGNDNIENLLKEYKISVNESEELAQDIKEKYEKRDTECVDYFEENSDIIFYNKGKRKTKDVLVGEYSEKYMDNNIEDHELVISRTSIKNDKETLNDDNIDLNNNISNEYINNNNDDIKSVHDSFSISNKNELQEICDILEKSISSNDIKFIDVCIQNKSEIYNNNIMKKKEELNNDNNLNDEMYMSDISNDILKNNEYTKHVDDVYTFDECNSNNLLVGEDEHCVSSMNFEYPFNINKMNAESNNILYTQNDKKKININSFKHPMSYIKCFEYASDSLNYLKALNGLPPLPFLKCKDMKPYMSLFNIVLKVIESNDYNVDNFVYILMGDETGCVYVKLCMKYKEYSQVDNTIMLANCYVAIENGHIVLSMNEYSNIFLLTYDSIKYVKKNINYSESKFVELSEYGI; from the exons atgttttttttgtataataaACTGACTGCTGCGTCAAGGAAATctgataatatattaaggGAGCAAAATGCAGATTTGGAAAAAAAGGATGTTACATTAAATTTAcatgaaaagaaaaaagtTGAAGAacataaaaagaataatgACGTTCTTAAAAATGAGGAggataattttttctttgtaTTTGATGACAAAGAGATAAATAAATTGaatgaaataaaagaagaacaatgttatatgaaagaaaatgattttataaatgaaaaaggatatatattaaatgatacaaatatttctactattaataatgatattacatcattaaataataatataatacattcTAGCAATAGTAACATTTTTGTAAATGATTCACCTATGGAAAATTATGACGATAATACAGatgatttttttaaaatagATCAGAATAATTTTAGCTCTTTTCAATTTAATACATCTTTTGAAAATGAGAAAAACGTAAAGGAAGAAGAATTAATGAACcatattgataatattaacGTATGTGATACAATAATAGATAAAACAAATTTTAATACATTAAGTGATATAATACCtaatgataatttatttaacgataatttcaatatttatgaagaaaataataataaaaatgatgtaGTATCAAATGGTTTGTTCatgttaaaaaataattataatatgaattttgggaataatgaaaatgatgTAGTAATAGATAGATTTAATACATTTGAAAATTTAAAACATGATAACAATGAGaagaatttatataatttaaataacGAAATGAGTGATAAGGAATTgtcaaataataataaggatgatatattttctataaaaaataaggtacttataaatgaaaataatatatcgTCAGAAGATAAAgatatatcttttataaataGGAAAATAGAaagtaataaatatgaagaTTATTgtgttaataataatactgaaacaaataatttttcGGATATATTACAAACTGTGTACTCAAAGGATTGTGAACCTACAACAATAAATGAggatataatatataacaattttGAGGTTATggataaaaataataatgatgaatTTGATTTTATTATACCTAATTCATTGAATAAGGAACAAGATAATggaaatgaaaaatatcAGAATGTATTCGATAGTAATAAAAAGAACCTAGAAAATATAGCTGTTGACGATCCTCTTTTCTCCAATTTTTCAGAAGAAAGaaagaatttttttcaaaattgTGATATgtcaaaaaatatttggttagataataaatttgatgagcataatatttttgaaaagAACGAAATGTATGAAGCTAAGAATGCatatgaaaatgaaaattatgATGAAAAGGTTGTGGATGAATCAAGAgaattttttgaaaataatcGTTTTTTTTGGGATGACAAGTATAAAAATGTGGATGAAATTAATGATAGAAGGTTGGTAGAAGAAGAGCGTGATGTAGAAGAAAATTATGTAGAAGAAAATTATGTAGAAGAAAATTATGATGTAGAAGAAAAGTGTGATATAGAAGAAAAGTGTGATGTAGAAGAAAATTATGATGTAGAAAAAAACTATGATGTAGAAGAAAAGTGTGATATAGaagaaaattatgataaagCAGACGAAAAAACATATAAGGAAGAAATAGGAAGAAAACATTTCGAAGAGACCGGAGTAAAAtatgatgaagaaaaaacGCGAAATAATTTTGAAGAAATAGATGAAAACTGTGAAACAGTgatagaagaaaaatataatgaacaaattagagaaaatttttttgaaaatgTAAAAGACAATTTTGATGAAAAAATGAGAGAAAATTGTTTTGAAGAGATTGAAGAAAAATGTGATGAAAAAATNNNNNNNNNNNNNNNNNNNNNNNNNNNNNNNNNNNNNNNNNNNNNNNNNNNNNNNNNNNNNNNNNNNNNNNNNNNNNNNNNNNNNNNNNNNNNNNNNNNNNNNNNNNNNNNNNNNNNNNNNNNNNNNNNNNNNNNNNNNNNNNNNNNNNNNNNNNNNNNNNNNNNNNNNNNNNNNNNNNNNNNNNNNNNNNNNNNNNNNNNNNNNNNNNNNNNNNNNNNNNNNNNNNNNNNNNNNNNNNNNNNNNNNNNNNNNNNNNNNNNNNNNNNNNNNNNNNNNNNNNNNNNNNNNNNNNNNNNNNNagaaaaatatgatgaaaaaatgAGAGAAAGTTTTTTTGAAGAGGttgaagaaaaatatgatgaaaaaatgCGAGAAAATTGTTTTGAAGAGGTTGAAGACAATTTTGATGAAAAAATGAGAGAAAGTTTTTTTGAAGAGGttgaagaaaaatatgatgaaaaaatgAGAGAAAATTGTTTTGAAGAGTTTGAAGACAATTTTGATGAAAAAATGAGAGAACATTTTTTTGAAGAGGTTGAAGACAATTTTGATGAAAAAATGAGAGAACATTTTGTTGAAGAGGTAAAAGAAATGTATGAAGAAGtaccaaaaaaatatgatgTAGAAATAGGAGAAAAGTATAATGAAGAGATGtggaaaatatatgaagaaaaaataaaagataattaTGATGAGCTATATGATAAGaaatatgatgatgaaaaagaaGTAGAAGAgttctttttaatttctgATGAGAATAAAGAAGAGAATGAATATTCCAAGGTTgaaatacaaaaaattaataacaacagtttttattttgaaaataaagaaacCTATGAAATTGACGAGAAAGTACCAAAAATGAATGAAGAAGATTTTgtttatgaaaataatgaaacCTTTGAATGTGAAAACATATTTTTGAAGAGAGAAGATAATGATGTTTCTGAAAATGAAATAGAAATAGATGAAATAGGAGAGGTAGTTAAATTTGGTAAATATCActtgaataataaaaataatacgtatgatgatatgaatatattaatacatgattttaaaaatgaatcACTCATTGAAAAATGTGATGTTGATAATTTAGATGGTGATGATAATTTAGATGGTGATGATAATTTAGATGGTGATGATAATTTAGATggtgatgataatatagatggtgatgataatatagatggtgatgataatttagatggtgatgataatttatgtggtaatgataatattgaaaattTATTGAAAGAATACAAAATATCTGTTAATGAAAGTGAAGAATTAGCACaagatataaaagaaaaatacGAAAAAAGAGATACTGAATGTGTTGATTATTTTGAAGAGAACAgtgatataatattttataataaaggAAAGAGAAAAACAAAGGATGTATTAGTTGGAGAATATTCggaaaaatatatggataataatattgaagACCATGAATTGGTTATATCGCGTACtagtataaaaaatgataaagaaacattaaatgatgataatattgatttaaataataatatttcaaatgaatatataaacaataataatgacGATATAAAAAGTGTACATGATTCATTTTCTAtaagtaataaaaatgaattacAAGAAATTTGTGATATATTAGAAAAGAGTATAAGTAGTAATgatattaaatttattgACGTATGTATACAGAACAAAAGcgaaatatataataacaatattatgaaaaagaaggaggaattaaataatgataataatttaaatgatgaaaTGTATATGTCTGATATTtcaaatgatatattaaaaaataatgagTATACAAAACATGTAGATGATGTATATACTTTTGATGAATGCAATAGTAATAATTTACTTGTAGGAGAAGATGAACATTGCGTTAGTTCAATGAATTTTGAATATCCTTttaacataaataaaatgaatgctgaaagtaataatattttatatacacaaaatgataaaaaaaaaataaatataaattccTTTAAACATCCTATgtcatatataaaatgttttgAATATGCATCAGATAGTTTAAACTATTTAAAAGCTTTAAATGGGTTACCTCCTTTAccatttttaaaatgtaaAGATATGAAACCTTATATGAGtctttttaatattgtTCTGAAGGTTATCGAGTCAAATGATTATAAtg taGATAATTTTGTATACATTTTAATGGGTGATGAAACTGGGTGTGTGTATGTGAAATTGTGTATGAAGTATAAGGAGTATTCTCAA GTTGACAATACGATTATGTTAGCTAACTGTTATGTTGCAATTGAAAACGGTCATATTGTTTTATCAATGAATGAATACagtaatatatttttactaACATATGATagtataaaatatgtaaagaaaaatataaattattctGAATCAAAATTTGTTGAATTATCTGAATATGGAATttaa
- a CDS encoding octaprenyl pyrophosphate synthase has product MVHLSKRNNIKSFLNYCKVKYLNPLLINKNEDIIKETNILKNNNLYNRKESNIFIEILKSSFIKFKGQKINEEINNHNNIINNSSLNNNHNIYHDTNKKKTQQYEEKHNVFHTENMYKDVLLCMDVLQYEEDKVNSELNLLHSYFNKERTNIDPYTLCESKIKNIDEYIFNIIKTNYKNIDEFITYIYLYKGKRFRVILSILLKNILHHIDNVSKFKTNFKNRNIQRNVSKSNKFSSNFLSNKLKLYNLKITQKNKNICEKTVLDNQCKIIAASEIIHMGSLLHDDVIDESNKRRGVIALHKKFGNKISILSGDYLLARASSIFAGTGSPKICRRFSYVVESLIKGEFLQRNLKFNNVEEALKMYLIKSYHKTASLFSHLFACIAILSFKNDTIIQLCFNLGLHIGMAYQLYDDYLDYKIDHNTNKPILNDLKNNIKTAPLLFSYNYNPQVILPLINKNSYTNNDIENILYYIHHSNSMKKNELCSLLHIKKASEILYSLISYCNKTSTNKNNTKKDDIKQSSEALINLILNVLSRNVK; this is encoded by the coding sequence ATGGTTCACCTAAGTAAAAggaataatattaaaagctttttaaattattgCAAAGTTAAATATTTGAATCCTCTActaattaataaaaatgaagacataataaaagaaacgaacattttaaaaaataacaacTTGTATAATAGAAAGGAATCAAATATCtttatagaaatattaaaatcatcgtttataaaatttaaagGGCAAAAGATAAAcgaagaaataaataaccataataatattattaataatagCAGTCTcaataataatcataatatttatcatgatacaaacaaaaaaaaaacacaacaatatgaagaaaaacATAATGTATTTCATACAgaaaatatgtataaagACGTTTTATTATGTATGGATGTTTTACAATATGAAGAGGATAAAGTAAATAGTgaattaaatttattacattcttattttaataaagaaaGAACAAATATTGATCCTTATACCTTATGTGaaagtaaaataaaaaatattgatgaatatatatttaatattattaaaacaaattataaaaacattgatgaatttattacatatatttatttatataaaggAAAAAGATTTAGGGTTATCTTAAGTAtcttattaaaaaatatattacacCATATAGATAATGTTTCAAAATTTAAAAcaaattttaaaaatagaaatatcCAAAGAAATGTTTCCAAATCAAATAAATTCTCGTCcaattttttatcaaataaattaaaacTATACAACTTGAAAATAACccaaaaaaataaaaatatatgtgaaaAAACAGTTTTAGATAATCAATGTAAAATTATAGCTGCTTCAGAAATTATACATATGGGTTCTCTTTTACATGATGATGTTATAGATGAATCAAATAAAAGAAGAGGTGTCATAGcattacataaaaaatttgGAAATAAAATTTCAATATTATCAGGTGATTATCTATTAGCACGTGCTAGTTCTATTTTTGCTGGTACAGGTTCACCAAAAATTTGTAGACGTTTTTCTTATGTTGTCGAAAGTTTAATAAAAGGAGAATTCTTACAAAGAAATctaaaatttaataatgtTGAAGAAGCACTCAAAATGTATTTAATTAAATCATATCATAAAACGGCTTCTCTTTTTTCTCATTTATTTGCATGTATAGCTATTctatcatttaaaaatgatacTATTATACAattatgttttaatttAGGATTACACATAGGTATGGCTTATCAATTATATGATGATTATTTAGATTATAAAATTGATCATAACACAAACAAACctatattaaatgatttaaaaaataatattaaaacagctccattattattttcGTATAATTATAACCCTCAAGTTATTTTACCcttaattaataaaaattcatatacaaataatgatatagaaaatattttatattatatacacCATTCTAATAgtatgaaaaaaaatgaattgtgttctttattacatataaaaaaggCATCTGAAATTTTATACTCCTTAATATCTTATTGTAATAAAACAAGtacaaataaaaacaatacCAAAAAAGATGATATAAAACAAAGTAGCGAGGcattaattaatttaatcCTAAACGTTTTATCAAGAAACGTCAAAtga
- a CDS encoding hypothetical protein (conserved Plasmodium protein, unknown function), with protein MGGDIFRLLPTEATGCLIRIKNISCFDKKSEVINFVGHLVEICLIHVDLLKNEAYVLLHSREEVLHFMKLYYVIYNNMHFIDRSKRNIEIEIFNEEKENLFWKESKKNCTKFNICCKGHK; from the exons ATGGGAGGTGATATATTTCGTTTATTGCCAACTGAAG cTACAGGTTGtttaataagaataaaaaatatatccTGTTTTGACAAAAAAAGTGAAGTAATAAATTTCGTGGGTCATTTGG TTGAGATATGTTTGATACATGTAGATTTATTAAAGAATGAAGCTTATGTTTTATTACATTCAAGGGAAGAAGTTTTACATTTTATGAAACtatattatgtaatatataacaatatgCATTTTATTGATAGATCCAAGAGAAATATAgaaatagaaatatttaatgaAGAGAAGGAAAATTTATTTTGGAAAGAGAGTAAAAAGAATTGTActaaatttaatatatg TTGTAAGGGGCACAAATAA
- a CDS encoding putative palmitoyltransferase, with amino-acid sequence MNNLKKCKRWILYKFSHFIQIFYFFYLFSGCLIIYFETHLILNQYYSIPYIRFFCIFLFIFGITSFFLCSLSDPGKISSNCLDKHLEYYSYDEIIFYANNKCKTCNITKPARSKHCPFCSSCISRYDHHCFLLNNCIGGYNNMYYLIFLHIHIIITFYSTFITVFTLYSIIIYEHLLEATFINKETNEIIPFSYFTIVNYLFYKCSGTFSLFVISIFSFFCLFSYFLNIIYFSLFINITQNELTKYRKVENKSRQINTEFYNKGFIKNVEDLLFYKKNIKNFINKKL; translated from the exons atgaacaacctaaaaaaatgtaaacGTTGGATTTTATACAAATTTTCTCACTTCATTCAA attttttatttcttctatCTATTTAGTGGTTGtcttataatatattttgaaa CTCATCTCATATTAAATCAATATTATAGCATCCCATATATAAG atttttttgtatattcctttttatttttggAATAACATCATTCTTTTTATGTTCATTAAGTGACCCAG GAAAAATCTCTTCGAATTGTCTAGATAAGCACTTGGAATACTATTCATACgatgaaataatattttacGCCAACAATAAATGTAAAACGTGTAATATTACAAA ACCTGCTAGAAGTAAACACTGTCCATTTTGTTCTTCTTGTATATCCAGATATGACCATCATTGTTTCTTATTGAATAATTGTATAGGAggttataataatatgtattatttaatttttcttcatatacatattattataaccTTTTATTCAACATTTATAA ctgtctttacattatatagtataataatatatgaacatCTTTTAGAAG CAACTTTTATAAACAAAGAAACCAACGAGATAATACCATTCTCCTACTTTACCATTGttaat TATCTCTTTTACAAATGTAGTGGTACCTTCTCCCTATTTGTCATATCcattttttcatttttctGTTTATTTTCctattttttgaatattatCTATTTCAGTCTTTTCATTAATATCACGCAAAACGAATTAACTAAATATAGAAAAGTGGAAAATAAATCTCGTCAAATAAATACCGAATTTTACAATAAAG ggtttataaaaaatgtagaGGACTTActtttttacaaaaaaaatattaaaaactttattaataagaaattataa